One segment of Acetoanaerobium noterae DNA contains the following:
- the phoU gene encoding phosphate signaling complex protein PhoU — translation MIREGFDNDLKYLSSQVLVMMDMVRDILTEVIRTLEEQDVHGAREIFKFDDRIDEKMNQIEEKCIELIALQQPKAKDLRTLFSLIKMVTDLERMGDYCVNIAREVILIGKEPLMKELKDIPKMRDIILNMIDATKISFKELDADLAIEVSRDDEMIDEIYKDIYNEVLLKIHENRENISQGTKLLFIGRYLERIADHLTNVCEKIVYITRGERLELN, via the coding sequence ATGATAAGAGAAGGGTTTGACAATGATTTAAAATATCTTTCTTCTCAGGTTTTAGTGATGATGGATATGGTAAGAGATATACTAACAGAGGTTATAAGGACTTTAGAAGAGCAAGATGTTCATGGAGCAAGAGAAATATTCAAGTTTGACGACAGAATAGATGAGAAAATGAACCAAATTGAAGAAAAATGTATTGAGCTGATTGCTTTGCAGCAACCAAAGGCAAAAGACTTAAGAACTTTATTTTCTCTTATTAAAATGGTCACTGATTTAGAGCGTATGGGTGATTACTGTGTAAATATTGCTAGAGAGGTAATTCTTATAGGTAAAGAGCCTCTTATGAAAGAACTAAAGGACATACCTAAAATGAGAGATATCATACTAAATATGATAGATGCTACAAAAATTAGCTTTAAGGAGCTAGATGCTGACCTTGCAATAGAAGTGAGCAGAGATGATGAGATGATAGATGAAATCTATAAGGATATATATAATGAGGTTCTACTAAAGATTCACGAAAATAGAGAAAATATAAGCCAAGGTACGAAACTTCTTTTCATAGGCAGATATCTAGAGAGAATAGCTGATCATCTTACTAATGTATGTGAAAAAATAGTATATATTACTAGAGGAGAGCGACTAGAACTAAATTAG
- a CDS encoding metal ABC transporter permease encodes MLEYAFMQRALIGGLLVSIIAPFMGTFIVVRRMSLIGDSLSHVALSGIVLAALFGIEPIYGAVVITVIAAYFIFFLRENYASYEEISLAIIMSSGIALASVLMGFSKNIRGNFLSYLFGSITGISNQDIYIMIALSIIIFAFWGVNYYKLFHMAFDEESAKAMGIKTDKLGKIFIILIALCVVVSMRIVGVLLISSMMVIPVAAAMQYSLSFKQTIISSIIIAVISVIGGITLSFYFDLASGGTIVLISVIILIASILLKGRR; translated from the coding sequence ATGCTAGAATACGCATTTATGCAAAGGGCACTGATAGGCGGTTTATTAGTCTCGATTATCGCTCCTTTTATGGGAACCTTTATAGTGGTAAGGAGAATGTCGCTTATAGGAGACAGTTTATCCCATGTTGCACTTTCTGGAATAGTGTTAGCTGCATTATTTGGGATTGAGCCTATTTATGGAGCAGTGGTTATAACCGTAATTGCTGCATATTTTATTTTCTTCCTCAGAGAAAATTACGCCTCATATGAAGAAATATCACTCGCTATTATAATGTCATCAGGCATTGCATTGGCATCGGTTCTTATGGGATTTTCTAAAAATATAAGAGGTAATTTTTTATCATATTTGTTTGGAAGCATAACAGGAATAAGCAATCAGGATATATATATTATGATTGCCTTATCAATTATAATATTTGCTTTTTGGGGAGTAAATTATTATAAGTTGTTTCACATGGCATTTGATGAAGAAAGTGCTAAAGCTATGGGAATAAAAACTGATAAGCTAGGTAAGATATTTATAATTTTAATAGCACTTTGCGTTGTTGTATCAATGAGGATTGTGGGAGTTTTGCTTATATCCTCGATGATGGTGATTCCTGTAGCTGCTGCGATGCAATATTCGCTTAGCTTCAAGCAAACTATAATTTCATCTATAATAATAGCAGTTATTTCAGTAATCGGAGGAATAACACTTTCATTCTATTTTGATTTGGCATCAGGGGGAACTATAGTATTAATAAGTGTAATAATACTTATAGCTAGTATATTGCTTAAGGGTAGGAGATGA
- a CDS encoding PstS family phosphate ABC transporter substrate-binding protein, which translates to MKKWMAALLAVALMVGTVGCAGNSSESEGTQEEVTSEASELSGQVIVDGSGTVYPLMANIAENYMTNVQPGVSVQVGRAGSSAGFKKFIPGELDFADASRAIKDEEKAQLEEKGMKLGENVLEFKLALDGLTMVINKENTWAKEMTKDEIVKMYLSGSYNAEDVVKWSDIRADWPAEEIKFYGPNENHGTFEFFFEKILDEQDMVKTANLQQEYSTLVDLVSNDKNAIAFFGYGYYASNQDKLQAVHVDFGNGPVEPTLETIGEDLPYAGFTRPVFTYLNADYAKERPQVLDYAKFVVSKDGAAKLAGDNGFAPLPDSVYAEYQAQLEKLSQ; encoded by the coding sequence ATGAAAAAATGGATGGCAGCATTACTAGCAGTGGCTTTGATGGTGGGGACAGTTGGATGTGCAGGCAATAGCTCTGAGTCAGAAGGAACTCAAGAAGAAGTAACAAGTGAAGCTTCAGAACTATCAGGACAGGTAATAGTTGATGGCTCAGGAACAGTGTATCCTCTTATGGCAAACATAGCAGAAAATTACATGACAAATGTTCAGCCAGGAGTAAGTGTACAAGTTGGTAGAGCAGGTTCAAGTGCAGGCTTTAAGAAATTCATTCCAGGTGAATTAGATTTTGCAGATGCATCTAGAGCAATCAAGGATGAAGAAAAAGCTCAACTAGAAGAAAAAGGAATGAAATTAGGAGAAAATGTTCTAGAGTTTAAGTTAGCTCTTGATGGACTTACAATGGTAATAAACAAAGAAAATACTTGGGCTAAAGAAATGACCAAGGATGAGATTGTTAAGATGTATCTTTCTGGAAGCTACAATGCTGAGGATGTTGTAAAGTGGTCAGATATAAGAGCAGATTGGCCAGCAGAAGAAATCAAATTCTATGGACCTAATGAAAATCACGGAACCTTTGAATTTTTCTTTGAAAAGATTTTAGATGAGCAAGATATGGTTAAAACTGCAAATCTACAACAAGAGTATTCAACACTAGTAGACTTAGTTTCAAACGATAAAAATGCTATAGCATTCTTTGGATATGGATATTATGCTAGCAACCAAGACAAGCTTCAAGCTGTTCATGTTGATTTTGGAAACGGACCAGTTGAGCCAACTCTTGAAACTATAGGTGAAGATCTTCCATATGCTGGCTTTACTAGACCAGTGTTCACATACCTAAACGCAGATTATGCAAAAGAAAGACCTCAAGTTCTTGATTATGCAAAGTTTGTAGTATCAAAGGATGGAGCAGCTAAACTAGCAGGGGACAATGGATTTGCACCTCTTCCTGATTCAGTATACGCAGAGTATCAAGCTCAGCTAGAAAAATTAAGTCAATAA
- a CDS encoding Fur family transcriptional regulator — protein sequence MINKEEIIEKLRNNGQRLTRIKSEVVDIFLETKGYLDAASVHEKLDKNADLSTVYRNLESLYDAGILDIVYKNDKRWFKLIESHEHTHYVVCEKCGSKKELDFCPFSHINSQIEGYDIHSHVFELFGICPKCRKEQ from the coding sequence TTGATTAATAAAGAAGAAATCATAGAAAAACTAAGAAATAATGGACAAAGGCTAACGAGAATTAAATCTGAAGTTGTAGATATTTTTCTAGAGACCAAGGGATATCTCGATGCAGCATCTGTTCATGAAAAACTAGATAAGAATGCCGATTTATCTACAGTGTATAGAAATTTAGAATCGTTATATGATGCAGGAATTTTAGATATAGTATACAAGAACGACAAAAGATGGTTTAAGCTTATTGAATCGCATGAACATACTCACTACGTAGTATGTGAAAAATGCGGAAGCAAAAAAGAGCTGGATTTTTGTCCGTTTTCTCATATAAATAGCCAAATAGAAGGATACGATATACACTCGCATGTGTTTGAGCTTTTTGGAATATGTCCTAAATGTAGGAAAGAGCAATAA
- a CDS encoding dicarboxylate/amino acid:cation symporter — protein MKKMGLTGKIFSGLILGAIFGIILHYFVPAGNFRDNIVVGGVLRLFGRGFVQAIQMLVVPLVFASLVGGAAAIGDVKKLGRIGVKTVGFYMVTTALAITIALIIGEIINPGYGLDLSQIVTSEPTIGEKTNLIDVLLGIIPTNPVNSLASGNMLQIIFFAILTGITVAVLGEKAKVFSDFIDNLNEIMMKMTMIIMNFAPIGVFCLIASTFATTGWDAFIPLLKYMGAVLLALFIQASGTYMAMLSIFAQLNPIRFFKNFAPVMNLAFSTASSNASIPLNIETMEKRMGVSKSVASFTIPLGATINMDGTAIMQGVAVVFVSQVYGIELTLASFLTVILTATLASVGTAGVPGVGLVTLSMVLTSVGLPVEGIALIMGIDRLLDMTRTVVNITGDAVCTLIVAKKEKEFDQEIFYNDNSELEEAAI, from the coding sequence ATGAAAAAGATGGGACTCACTGGAAAAATATTTTCCGGACTTATTTTAGGAGCAATATTTGGAATAATTCTTCATTATTTTGTTCCCGCAGGAAATTTTAGAGATAATATCGTTGTAGGTGGAGTGCTAAGACTATTTGGACGAGGTTTTGTACAGGCTATTCAAATGCTTGTAGTACCACTTGTATTTGCTTCTTTAGTAGGAGGAGCCGCTGCAATAGGGGATGTAAAAAAACTAGGAAGAATAGGTGTAAAAACTGTAGGATTTTACATGGTTACTACTGCACTAGCAATTACTATAGCACTAATTATTGGTGAAATTATCAATCCAGGCTATGGACTTGACCTATCTCAGATTGTAACATCAGAGCCAACAATTGGAGAAAAAACCAATTTGATTGATGTACTACTTGGAATTATACCAACAAATCCTGTTAACTCACTTGCGTCAGGTAACATGCTTCAAATAATATTCTTTGCGATATTAACGGGAATAACTGTTGCAGTGCTTGGAGAAAAAGCCAAAGTATTTTCAGATTTCATAGATAACCTTAATGAAATTATGATGAAAATGACTATGATCATTATGAACTTCGCTCCAATTGGAGTATTTTGCCTTATTGCCTCAACATTTGCAACAACAGGATGGGATGCATTTATACCATTACTTAAATACATGGGAGCAGTATTGTTAGCTTTATTTATTCAAGCAAGTGGTACATATATGGCAATGCTTTCTATATTTGCCCAGCTAAATCCAATTCGTTTCTTCAAAAACTTTGCACCTGTTATGAATTTAGCTTTTTCTACGGCTTCATCAAATGCATCAATACCACTTAATATTGAGACCATGGAAAAACGTATGGGTGTTTCTAAATCCGTTGCTTCGTTTACAATTCCTCTTGGTGCAACAATTAACATGGATGGAACAGCTATAATGCAAGGAGTTGCAGTAGTATTTGTATCTCAGGTATATGGAATTGAGCTTACTCTGGCATCGTTTTTGACAGTTATTTTGACTGCTACCTTAGCTTCTGTTGGAACAGCAGGAGTTCCTGGAGTAGGACTTGTAACACTTTCTATGGTTCTAACCTCAGTAGGCTTGCCAGTTGAAGGGATAGCTTTGATAATGGGAATAGATAGACTGCTAGATATGACTAGAACAGTTGTTAATATCACTGGTGATGCAGTATGTACTCTAATCGTTGCGAAAAAAGAAAAAGAGTTCGACCAAGAGATATTTTACAATGACAACTCTGAATTAGAGGAAGCTGCAATATAA
- a CDS encoding methyl-accepting chemotaxis protein: MDIKFNDFKKLKGKFRNFKMLNTRFTLNGQSRGFLKDRFKTNLDMRIIDNFSIQNKLLVLVLVTSLIPLMLLSSIVLVNTSSTMKEEIYKENELYTSMTKNRINDYFDNRQSDAKLVAQSKPIREGLQVINSFEADKTKIDAINKDFENILKLAIDEYNYTDVFITNKYKEVVFSINYDKLDISPLAVEGSYVQKALDGKQNWSSVFRNSFIDDNIMVLSTPIFGYQDEASPIGVLNIVLNQEEINRIVQSEIEKIGKTAQIYIVDDKGMLLTDTLKNKSEEIKALNYEVKSKAVDSLIKTLNRGEYDYSETKAYKNFQGNKVIGTVSTVNIGDSYSGIITEIEENEGFYKLYELRNNLILVALIIILICFIIATFLSRTISQPIKQITKWSDEIAEFKLEHDELKQEKLRKDEVGELHIAMGKIVNNFKQIINQVNTSSKSIAEISSTLDQNSLTCELMANEVDKAIENIAVGSEKQAENSIECLTETEVLSEILETQESHIKQMYLETSQVVNVTNSGLKVIDELEQINEASKEANKNVYHKINEATESSVKIGKASQMIIDIASKTNLLAINASIEAARAGEAGRGFAVVAEEIRMLSEQSKDSVNTINAIVNEVKDKNSQAAKTIDTLVEIFEKQKTRVIDTKSTYYQIIDSISKVNSQANQLKSGTELIKEAKKAVETNIELLSCISQENSASTQKVSGSVKNHAQAITKIVETSNILNSLSNELNQAVEVFEL; encoded by the coding sequence ATGGATATTAAATTTAATGACTTTAAGAAGTTAAAAGGTAAATTTAGAAATTTTAAAATGCTTAATACAAGGTTCACTTTGAATGGGCAGAGTAGAGGTTTTTTGAAAGATAGGTTTAAAACGAATCTAGACATGAGAATAATAGATAATTTTAGCATTCAAAACAAGCTTTTAGTTCTTGTCTTAGTAACAAGTTTAATTCCTCTTATGCTTTTGAGCAGTATTGTACTTGTAAATACAAGTAGCACAATGAAAGAAGAGATATACAAGGAAAATGAGCTGTATACTTCTATGACAAAAAATCGAATAAATGACTATTTTGATAATAGACAGTCGGATGCAAAGCTGGTTGCTCAGTCTAAGCCAATTAGAGAAGGGCTACAAGTAATTAATTCGTTTGAGGCAGATAAAACTAAAATTGATGCGATAAATAAGGATTTTGAAAATATTTTAAAATTAGCAATTGATGAGTATAACTATACGGATGTTTTCATAACTAACAAATACAAGGAAGTAGTATTTTCAATTAATTATGACAAGCTAGACATTTCTCCTCTTGCTGTAGAAGGAAGCTATGTTCAAAAAGCTCTTGATGGAAAGCAAAACTGGTCAAGTGTGTTTAGAAACAGCTTTATAGATGACAACATTATGGTTTTATCTACACCTATATTTGGATATCAAGATGAAGCTAGCCCTATAGGAGTACTTAATATAGTGCTTAATCAAGAAGAAATAAATAGAATTGTTCAATCTGAGATAGAAAAGATAGGAAAGACAGCGCAAATATATATTGTAGATGACAAGGGAATGCTTTTAACGGACACACTTAAGAATAAATCAGAGGAAATTAAAGCTCTAAATTATGAAGTGAAATCTAAAGCAGTAGATAGCTTGATAAAAACTTTAAATAGGGGAGAATATGATTATTCTGAAACAAAAGCCTATAAAAATTTTCAAGGGAACAAGGTTATTGGAACTGTATCGACAGTAAATATAGGGGATTCCTATAGCGGAATTATAACTGAAATTGAAGAAAATGAAGGCTTTTATAAGCTGTATGAACTAAGAAACAATTTGATTTTAGTAGCTTTAATCATAATTTTAATCTGCTTTATAATAGCAACTTTTTTATCCCGAACTATAAGTCAGCCGATTAAGCAGATAACCAAATGGAGTGATGAAATAGCAGAATTTAAACTCGAGCATGATGAATTAAAGCAAGAGAAACTTCGAAAAGATGAGGTAGGAGAATTACATATAGCTATGGGAAAAATAGTCAATAATTTTAAGCAAATAATAAATCAGGTGAATACTTCTTCAAAGTCAATAGCAGAAATTTCCAGTACCTTAGATCAAAACTCCCTAACTTGTGAGCTTATGGCAAATGAAGTGGATAAAGCTATAGAAAACATAGCTGTGGGCTCTGAAAAGCAAGCTGAAAACTCTATAGAATGCTTAACTGAAACTGAAGTATTAAGTGAAATATTAGAAACTCAGGAAAGTCATATAAAGCAAATGTATTTAGAAACTAGTCAAGTGGTTAATGTTACGAATAGTGGACTTAAGGTAATTGACGAACTAGAGCAAATAAATGAAGCTTCTAAAGAAGCAAATAAAAATGTTTATCACAAAATAAATGAAGCAACAGAAAGCTCAGTAAAAATTGGAAAAGCAAGTCAAATGATTATTGATATAGCAAGTAAAACGAACCTACTAGCAATAAATGCATCAATTGAAGCGGCTAGAGCTGGAGAAGCTGGAAGAGGCTTTGCAGTAGTAGCAGAGGAAATAAGAATGCTATCTGAGCAGTCTAAGGATTCTGTAAATACTATAAATGCTATTGTAAATGAAGTTAAGGATAAGAATTCTCAAGCTGCGAAAACGATCGATACACTTGTTGAAATATTTGAAAAGCAGAAAACAAGAGTTATAGATACTAAGTCCACATATTATCAAATTATAGATTCAATTTCTAAGGTAAATAGTCAAGCCAATCAGCTGAAATCTGGTACTGAGCTTATAAAGGAAGCGAAGAAGGCTGTTGAAACTAATATAGAGCTTCTTTCATGTATCAGTCAGGAAAACTCAGCTTCTACCCAGAAAGTTTCTGGCTCTGTTAAAAATCATGCTCAGGCAATAACAAAGATAGTTGAGACCTCTAATATATTAAATTCACTTTCTAATGAGCTAAATCAAGCTGTTGAGGTTTTTGAGCTATAA
- the pstC gene encoding phosphate ABC transporter permease subunit PstC, whose translation MVYERSMVVMGSMPNVREMIQLNISKNKNTSDKIMPKFLFVTASISILTTVGIILTLVIDAAKFFSSVPLAEVFSTNLSPLGANPSFGILPLINGTIFTTLIAMLVAIPFGLSSAIYLSQFASESKRKILKPMMEVLAGIPTIVYGFFAYSFVTPLLMKIIPSLEAKNVISPGIVMGIMIIPLVASLSEDAMNAVPESMKEGALGLGSTRLEVAFKVVIPAAISGIMASFVLGISRAIGETMIVAIASGSSKAFTFDITRSMQTMTAYIVEFTSGDAGSGTVGYYSLYAVGLLLFLFTLIMNLLAQYISKKYREEY comes from the coding sequence ATGGTTTACGAAAGGAGCATGGTTGTTATGGGTAGTATGCCCAATGTAAGAGAAATGATTCAATTAAATATCAGTAAGAATAAAAATACTTCAGATAAAATAATGCCTAAGTTTTTATTTGTAACAGCATCTATTTCAATATTAACTACTGTAGGAATAATACTTACTCTAGTTATAGATGCAGCAAAATTTTTCAGTAGTGTGCCACTTGCCGAGGTGTTTAGTACAAACCTGTCACCTCTAGGAGCAAATCCATCATTTGGAATCCTTCCTCTTATAAATGGAACTATATTTACTACGCTTATTGCTATGCTAGTTGCTATACCCTTTGGTTTATCATCAGCAATTTATTTAAGTCAGTTTGCAAGTGAAAGCAAAAGAAAAATATTAAAGCCTATGATGGAGGTTTTAGCTGGAATTCCAACTATAGTTTATGGATTCTTTGCTTATTCTTTTGTAACACCTTTGCTTATGAAAATAATACCTTCACTAGAAGCTAAAAATGTTATAAGTCCTGGAATTGTAATGGGAATAATGATTATACCTCTTGTCGCATCTCTATCTGAAGATGCTATGAACGCGGTTCCTGAGTCTATGAAAGAAGGAGCACTTGGACTTGGTTCTACTAGATTAGAGGTTGCTTTTAAGGTAGTAATACCTGCTGCTATATCAGGAATAATGGCATCATTTGTTCTAGGAATATCAAGAGCAATAGGAGAAACTATGATAGTGGCTATAGCAAGTGGAAGCAGTAAGGCATTTACCTTTGATATCACTAGATCTATGCAGACCATGACAGCTTATATAGTTGAGTTTACAAGTGGAGATGCAGGAAGCGGAACAGTTGGTTACTACAGCTTGTATGCTGTTGGATTATTGTTATTCTTATTTACATTAATCATGAATCTGCTAGCACAGTATATTTCTAAAAAATACAGGGAGGAATATTAA
- the pstA gene encoding phosphate ABC transporter permease PstA, with the protein MNLDVQIKNTAPLKNNLTLKTNPDNKGFEINMKKMKHRIALDKVSKFIFSLSTLVSLVVLGILIYRISVQSIGWLDMDFLTSNLSIFPEKAGIKGAILGTLYLMSIVIPVVCILGVSTAIYLEEYANKGKIQSFIKVNISNLASVPSVIFGLLGLAVFGRIFSLGSSILAGGLTMSLLVLPVVVVASQEALRAVPGYLREASYAMGASKWTTTWKVVLPVAVPGILTGVILSVSRAIGETAPLVVLGVPTLIMKLPTSIMDDFTAMPIQIYYWTLDTVLTKEYANLAAATIVVLLLVLFIMNFTAILIRNKFQRKF; encoded by the coding sequence ATGAACTTAGATGTACAAATTAAAAATACTGCTCCTCTTAAAAATAATTTAACTCTGAAAACTAATCCTGATAATAAGGGATTTGAAATAAACATGAAAAAAATGAAACACAGAATAGCCCTTGATAAGGTTTCTAAATTTATTTTTTCTCTTTCAACTCTAGTTTCACTAGTTGTGCTTGGGATTCTAATATATAGAATATCAGTGCAAAGCATAGGCTGGCTGGATATGGATTTTTTAACTAGCAATCTTTCGATTTTTCCTGAAAAAGCTGGAATAAAAGGAGCTATACTTGGAACCTTATATCTAATGAGCATCGTAATACCAGTTGTATGCATACTTGGAGTATCTACAGCTATTTATCTTGAGGAATATGCAAATAAAGGGAAAATCCAATCCTTTATAAAGGTCAATATATCAAACCTTGCCAGCGTGCCATCTGTAATATTTGGTTTACTTGGACTTGCTGTTTTCGGGAGAATATTTTCTTTGGGTTCAAGTATTTTAGCTGGAGGGCTTACTATGTCATTATTAGTGCTTCCAGTTGTAGTTGTGGCTAGTCAAGAGGCTTTAAGAGCTGTGCCAGGATATCTAAGAGAAGCTTCATATGCAATGGGAGCTTCAAAATGGACTACAACTTGGAAGGTAGTGCTTCCTGTAGCTGTTCCAGGAATACTTACAGGCGTTATTTTATCTGTATCAAGAGCTATAGGAGAAACCGCGCCTCTTGTCGTGCTAGGTGTTCCTACACTTATTATGAAGCTTCCGACTAGCATTATGGATGATTTTACCGCTATGCCAATCCAGATTTATTACTGGACTTTAGATACAGTGCTTACAAAAGAATATGCTAACCTAGCAGCTGCAACTATAGTAGTTTTGCTCCTAGTGTTATTTATAATGAATTTTACAGCTATTTTAATTAGAAATAAATTTCAAAGAAAATTTTAA
- the pstB gene encoding phosphate ABC transporter ATP-binding protein PstB, which translates to MTENVKLSSEVVYDVKDLNLWYGKDQALRNINMQILKNRVTAIIGPSGCGKSTFIKTLNRMIENIPVVRTTGEINYHGTDIFDKSVRLEELRTRVGMVFQKPNPFPKSIYENVLYGPKIHGIKDKKILSEILETSLKAAALWDEVKDRLDDNAYGLSGGQQQRLCIARCLAVQPDVILMDEPTSALDPIATSKIEDLIETLKNQYSIVIVTHSMQQAARISDKTAFFLMGEMIEYDDTNIIFTSPRDKRTEDYVTGRFG; encoded by the coding sequence TTGACAGAAAATGTAAAGTTAAGCAGTGAAGTCGTTTATGACGTAAAGGATTTAAATTTATGGTATGGAAAAGACCAGGCTCTTAGAAATATCAACATGCAGATTCTAAAAAATAGAGTTACAGCAATCATAGGACCTTCAGGTTGTGGAAAATCAACTTTTATAAAAACACTAAACAGAATGATAGAAAATATACCAGTTGTAAGAACTACAGGAGAAATAAACTACCACGGAACTGATATATTTGATAAAAGTGTGAGGCTAGAAGAACTTAGAACTAGAGTAGGAATGGTATTTCAAAAACCAAATCCTTTTCCAAAGAGCATATACGAAAATGTGCTTTATGGACCTAAAATTCATGGAATAAAGGATAAGAAAATACTATCTGAAATTCTTGAAACTAGTTTAAAGGCAGCGGCACTATGGGATGAAGTAAAGGATAGATTAGATGACAACGCCTATGGATTATCCGGAGGACAACAGCAAAGACTATGCATAGCTAGATGCCTAGCTGTTCAGCCCGATGTAATTTTGATGGATGAACCTACGTCAGCTCTTGACCCTATAGCAACATCTAAAATAGAGGACTTGATTGAAACGTTGAAAAATCAATATTCTATAGTAATAGTTACTCACTCGATGCAGCAAGCGGCGAGAATATCAGATAAGACGGCATTTTTCTTAATGGGAGAAATGATAGAGTACGATGATACAAATATAATATTTACTTCGCCAAGAGATAAAAGAACAGAAGATTATGTAACTGGAAGATTCGGTTAG
- a CDS encoding metal ABC transporter ATP-binding protein, with amino-acid sequence MKEKILEVKNLSFSYKDQKVLSDLSFDVYKGDYFGILGPNGSGKTTLLKLCLGLISSKEGKIKIFGEDIKDTEQKNKISYISQKSNAFNVSFPATVQELIYSSLRSVGYDSKSSKKMTSDAIELVGIGHIADRRIGNLSGGQQQKAFIAKAISSKPEIIFLDEPTVGIDYGSEGFFYEAMHMLNQKGVTICMISHDISAITSYANRVACIGEDTFHIHESNDIMDIETSLKKIYGKKMRLVTH; translated from the coding sequence ATGAAAGAAAAGATTTTAGAAGTTAAAAATCTTAGCTTTAGTTATAAAGACCAGAAAGTTCTATCAGATCTTTCTTTCGATGTATATAAAGGAGATTATTTTGGAATCCTAGGACCTAACGGCTCAGGAAAGACTACGCTTTTAAAGCTGTGTTTAGGATTAATTAGCAGTAAAGAGGGAAAGATAAAAATTTTTGGTGAGGATATAAAGGACACTGAACAAAAAAATAAAATATCCTATATATCTCAAAAATCAAATGCTTTTAATGTGAGCTTTCCTGCAACTGTGCAGGAGCTTATTTACTCAAGCTTAAGATCAGTAGGATATGATTCAAAATCGTCTAAAAAGATGACTAGCGATGCTATAGAATTGGTGGGTATAGGTCATATAGCAGATAGAAGGATAGGAAATTTATCTGGAGGACAACAGCAGAAAGCATTTATAGCTAAAGCTATATCTTCAAAGCCTGAGATAATATTTCTAGATGAGCCTACAGTTGGTATAGATTATGGCTCAGAAGGATTTTTTTATGAAGCTATGCATATGCTAAATCAAAAAGGCGTGACTATATGTATGATTAGTCATGATATATCAGCTATTACATCTTATGCAAATAGAGTTGCTTGCATAGGTGAGGATACCTTTCACATCCACGAAAGCAATGACATCATGGATATAGAGACATCACTTAAAAAAATATACGGCAAAAAAATGAGATTGGTAACACATTAG